From a single Carassius gibelio isolate Cgi1373 ecotype wild population from Czech Republic chromosome A18, carGib1.2-hapl.c, whole genome shotgun sequence genomic region:
- the LOC127934245 gene encoding sprouty-related, EVH1 domain-containing protein 2-like isoform X2, with product MTVKHLSQSHTGSESSSNSRKEMLPKPITIVTSESSSTCYVHSTEEFAYGAGHAVTTQTPAQIHTRPAQHQLTQVSAVLNPPAPPPPPPAPPTPPIVPPASPLSPLSPTISLLEEGDLHSLDPCKDLWGTRGYEDYRRAGATRTKVGGLTGGVVVSSSQDKSELCVVRFEKELAGVGTTGCEVTVMLDTKGSQLNSSPTCIPNAVPGVPSASGSPEETGKGSPSPCCIHTSLATPRSRTRKRGGSGGEAISPDDDSSCPQGSSSCSSRCVYCRSVFSASDNGRGRCRDAPDPALHCLRQWTCVWCAESLLYHCMSDSEGEFWEPCSCEDSMGRRPHPLCCARWMALLTLSLFVPCMCCYLPLRACLRCGERCGCCGGKHKAVR from the exons ATGACGGTCAAGCA TCTGTCTCAGTCTCATACAGGGAGTGAGTCGTCATCCAACAGCAGAAAAGAGATGCTGCCCAAACCCATTACCATTGTGACCAGTGAGTCCTCCTCCACCTGTTATGTGCACTCCACAGAGGAGTTTGCGTATGGGGCAGGGCACGCTGTCACGACGCAGACCCCGGCCCAG ATCCACACCCGACCTGCCCAGCACCAGCTCACCCAAGTCTCCGCTGTTTTGAATCCTCCGgcaccccctcctcctcctccggcTCCCCCGACCCCCCCCATAGTGCCCCCCGCCTCCCCCCTCTCTCCGCTCTCGCCCACCATCTCCCTGCTGGAGGAAGGGGACCTCCACAGCCTCGACCCCTGCAAGGACCTGTGGGGTACACGCGGCTACGAGGACTACCGCCGCGCCGGTGCTACACGGACCAAGGTGGGCGGGCTGACGGGGGGCGTGGTGGTGAGCAGCAGTCAGGACAAATCAGAGCTCTGCGTGGTGCGCTTTGAGAAGGAACTGGCCGGTGTGGGCACCACAGGCTGCGAGGTCACCGTCATGCTGGACACCAAAGGCTCTCAGCTCAACTCTTCGCCCACCTGCATACCCAACGCCGTGCCGGGAGTACCGTCGGCCAGTGGCTCCCCGGAGGAGACGGGTAAAGGCTCGCCCTCACCCTGCTGCATCCACACCTCGCTCGCCACGCCCCGCTCTCGGACTCGCAAGCGAGGGGGCAGTGGAGGGGAAGCCATCTCGCCCGACGACGACAGCTCTTGCCCGCAGGGCTCCTCCTCCTGCTCGTCACGCTGTGTGTACTGCCGCTCCGTCTTCAGCGCCTCCGACAACGGACGAGGCCGCTGCCGGGATGCTCCCGATCCGGCGCTACACTGCCTGCGCCAGTGGACGTGTGTGTGGTGCGCAGAGAGCCTGCTCTACCACTGCATGTCGGACTCCGAGGGCGAGTTCTGGGAGCCGTGCTCGTGCGAGGACTCGATGGGCAGGCGGCCGCACCCGTTGTGCTGCGCCCGCTGGATGGCACTGTTGACGCTGTCTCTTTTCGTGCCCTGCATGTGCTGCTACCTGCCCCTGCGCGCATGCCTGCGCTGTGGGGAGAGATGTGGCTGCTGCGGAGGAAAGCACAAGGCCGTGCGATGA
- the LOC127934245 gene encoding sprouty-related, EVH1 domain-containing protein 1-like isoform X1: MEGDVRVRAVVMTRDDSSGGWVPLGGGGLSHVVICKGRSSEGCGRRQYVIRGERLRDRAPVLECAIQKGLVYNKVNPIFHHWRVEERKFGLTFQSPADAISFERGLQSVLEKLDRGSDSPSSSTPEEGDTEDDGQASHTGSESSSNSRKEMLPKPITIVTSESSSTCYVHSTEEFAYGAGHAVTTQTPAQIHTRPAQHQLTQVSAVLNPPAPPPPPPAPPTPPIVPPASPLSPLSPTISLLEEGDLHSLDPCKDLWGTRGYEDYRRAGATRTKVGGLTGGVVVSSSQDKSELCVVRFEKELAGVGTTGCEVTVMLDTKGSQLNSSPTCIPNAVPGVPSASGSPEETGKGSPSPCCIHTSLATPRSRTRKRGGSGGEAISPDDDSSCPQGSSSCSSRCVYCRSVFSASDNGRGRCRDAPDPALHCLRQWTCVWCAESLLYHCMSDSEGEFWEPCSCEDSMGRRPHPLCCARWMALLTLSLFVPCMCCYLPLRACLRCGERCGCCGGKHKAVR, translated from the exons ATGGAGGGCGA TGTGCGTGTCCGAGCCGTGGTGATGACACGTGATGATTCTAGCGGTGGCTGGGTGCCCCTTGGAGGCGGCGGCCTCAGTCACGTGGTCATATGTAAGGGGCGGAGCTCTGAAGGTTGTGGACGGAGACAGTACGTCATACGTGGAGAACGGCTACGCGATCGAgca CCTGTGCTGGAATGCGCCATTCAAAAGGGTCTGGTCTACAACAAGGTGAACCCCATCTTCCATCACTGGCGTGTGGAGGAGAGGAAGTTTGGTCTGACCTTCCAGAGCCCAGCTGACGCCATCTCCTTCGAGAGGGGGCTTCAAAGTGTCCTTGAGAAGCTGGACAGAG gaTCTGACTCGCCATCCTCCTCGACACCTGAAGAGGGCGACACTGAGGATGACGGTCAAGCA TCTCATACAGGGAGTGAGTCGTCATCCAACAGCAGAAAAGAGATGCTGCCCAAACCCATTACCATTGTGACCAGTGAGTCCTCCTCCACCTGTTATGTGCACTCCACAGAGGAGTTTGCGTATGGGGCAGGGCACGCTGTCACGACGCAGACCCCGGCCCAG ATCCACACCCGACCTGCCCAGCACCAGCTCACCCAAGTCTCCGCTGTTTTGAATCCTCCGgcaccccctcctcctcctccggcTCCCCCGACCCCCCCCATAGTGCCCCCCGCCTCCCCCCTCTCTCCGCTCTCGCCCACCATCTCCCTGCTGGAGGAAGGGGACCTCCACAGCCTCGACCCCTGCAAGGACCTGTGGGGTACACGCGGCTACGAGGACTACCGCCGCGCCGGTGCTACACGGACCAAGGTGGGCGGGCTGACGGGGGGCGTGGTGGTGAGCAGCAGTCAGGACAAATCAGAGCTCTGCGTGGTGCGCTTTGAGAAGGAACTGGCCGGTGTGGGCACCACAGGCTGCGAGGTCACCGTCATGCTGGACACCAAAGGCTCTCAGCTCAACTCTTCGCCCACCTGCATACCCAACGCCGTGCCGGGAGTACCGTCGGCCAGTGGCTCCCCGGAGGAGACGGGTAAAGGCTCGCCCTCACCCTGCTGCATCCACACCTCGCTCGCCACGCCCCGCTCTCGGACTCGCAAGCGAGGGGGCAGTGGAGGGGAAGCCATCTCGCCCGACGACGACAGCTCTTGCCCGCAGGGCTCCTCCTCCTGCTCGTCACGCTGTGTGTACTGCCGCTCCGTCTTCAGCGCCTCCGACAACGGACGAGGCCGCTGCCGGGATGCTCCCGATCCGGCGCTACACTGCCTGCGCCAGTGGACGTGTGTGTGGTGCGCAGAGAGCCTGCTCTACCACTGCATGTCGGACTCCGAGGGCGAGTTCTGGGAGCCGTGCTCGTGCGAGGACTCGATGGGCAGGCGGCCGCACCCGTTGTGCTGCGCCCGCTGGATGGCACTGTTGACGCTGTCTCTTTTCGTGCCCTGCATGTGCTGCTACCTGCCCCTGCGCGCATGCCTGCGCTGTGGGGAGAGATGTGGCTGCTGCGGAGGAAAGCACAAGGCCGTGCGATGA
- the LOC127934248 gene encoding 26S proteasome non-ATPase regulatory subunit 8, with protein sequence MASVLKETTGLYETLKAEWNKKNPNLNKCGEILSKLKISLLELNFLPTTGTKLTKQQLILARDVLEIGALWSILKKDIPSFERYMAQLKCYYFDYKDELPESSYRHQLLGLNLLFLLSQNRVSEFHTELERLSAKVIQTNTYIKHPVSLEQYLMEGSYNKVFLAKGNIPAESYTFFIDILLDTIRDEIAGCIEKAYEQIQFNEATRVLFFSSPKKMTEYAKKRGWTQSPDGYYSFSTQHQKTEEVSIPSTELAQQVIEYARQLEMIV encoded by the exons ATGGCGTCTGTGTTGAAGGAGACCACGGGATTATATGAGACGCTGAAAGCCGAGTGGAACAAGAAGAATCCAAATCTTAATAAATGTGGTGAGATCCTGAGCAAGCTAAAG atatcCCTGTTGGAGTTGAACTTTCTACCAACTACTGGGACCAAACTCACCAAACAGCAGCTTATCCTTGCCA GAGATGTTCTGGAGATTGGAGCACTATGGAGCATTCTGAAGAAAGACATCCCGTCCTTTGAACGCTACATGGCTCAGCTGAAGTGTTATTACTTTGATTACAA GGATGAGTTGCCCGAGTCATCGTACAGGCATCAGTTGCTGGGACTCAACTTGCTCTTCCTGCTCTCTCAGAACAGAGTGTCTGAGTTCCACACAGAGCTGGAGAGACTGAGCGCAAAAGTCATCCAGACAAATACCTACATCAAACATCCAGTTTCATTAGAACAG TATCTGATGGAGGGCAGTTACAACAAGGTCTTTCTTGCCAAAGGAAATATTCCTGCTGAGAGCTACACCTTCTTCATTGACATTCTTCTGGATACTATTCG agATGAGATTGCAGGTTGCATAGAAAAAGCGTATGAACAAATTCAATTCAATGAGGCCACACGggtgcttttcttttcttctccaaAAAAGATGACAGAATATGCGAAGAAA AGAGGCTGGACTCAGAGTCCTGATGGATACTATTCATTCAGTACCCAGCATCAAAAGACAGAGGAAGTGTCCATCCCCTCCACAGAACTGGCCCAACAAGTCATCGAATATGCACGGCAGCTGGAAATGATTGTGTAG